From Heliangelus exortis chromosome W unlocalized genomic scaffold, bHelExo1.hap1 SUPER_W_unloc_2, whole genome shotgun sequence, the proteins below share one genomic window:
- the LOC139790595 gene encoding zinc finger protein 883-like — MSYTCPDCGKGFKRRSVFIQHQRIHTGEKPFKCSECGKGFAQSSHLSQHRRIHTGEKPFKCLECGKEFSHRSSLSQHHHIHKGEKPYKCLECGKEFSHTANLSRHRRIHTGEKLYPCTHCGKAFNNSTSWINHQHVHSEEKPYTCPQCGKGFTSSSGLSRHRRFHRGERPYKCPECGKSFHQSSDLKNHQRLHTSEKH; from the coding sequence ATGTCCTACACCTGCCCTGACTGCGGGAAAGGTTTTAAAAGGAGATCAGTTTTTATCCAGCATCAACGGATCCATACGGGTGAGAAACCCTTTAAATGTTCTGAGTGTGGGAAGGGGTTTGCCCAGAGTTCCCATTTATCACAGCATCGCCGCATCCACACGGGAGAGAAACCCTTtaagtgtctggagtgtgggaaggagttttccCACAGATCCAGTTTATCACAGCATCACCACATTCACAAGGGAGAGAAACCCtataagtgtctggagtgtgggaaggagttttccCACACTGCCAATTTATCACGCCATCGCCGCATCCATACAGGAGAGAAGTTGTATCCCTGCACTCACTGTGGGAAAGCCTTCAACAACAGCACGTCTTGGATTAATCACCAACATGTCCACTCTGAGGAAAAGCCCTACACGTGTCCCCAGTGTGGGAAGGGCTTCACATCCAGCTCAGGTCTCAGCCGACACCGACGGTTCCATAGGGGTGAACGTCCCTACAAGTGTCCTGAGTGTGGGAAGAGCTTCCATCAAAGCTCCGATTTGAAGAACCATCAACGCCTCCATACCAGTGAAAAACATTAA
- the LOC139790604 gene encoding olfactory receptor 14J1-like, with translation MSNSSSIRQFLLLAFADRRELQLLHFWLFLGIYLAALLGNGLIITTIACDHHLHTPMYFFLLNLSLLDLGSISTTLPKAMANSLGDNTDISYKACLVQVFFLFFFIGSEWFLLTIMSYDRYVAICKPLHYGTLLGSRACVHMAAAAWGTGFLNALLHTANTFSLPLCQGNALDQFFCEIPQILKLSCSHSYRREIGLLVVSVCVSFGCFVFIVVSYVEIFRAVLRIPSEQGRHKAFSTCLPHLAVVSLFISTAIFAHLKPPSISSPSLDLAMAVLYSVVPPAVNPLMYSMRNQELKASLRKQLMIFSSHRQLPGFCK, from the coding sequence atgtccaacagcagctccatcaggcagttcctcctcctggcatttgcagacaggcgggagctgcagctcttgcacttctggctcttcctgggcatctacctggctgccctcctgggcaacggcctcatcatcaccaccatcgcctgtgaccaccacctccacacccccatgtacttcttcctcctcaacctctccctcctcgacctgggatccatctccaccactctgcccaaagccatggccaatTCCCTCGGGGACAACACGGACATCTCCTACAAGGCATGTCTTGTacaagtcttttttcttttcttctttattggATCAGAGTGGTTCCTTCTGACCATCATGTCCTACGACCGCTACGTGGCCATCTGTAAACCCCTGCACTacgggaccctcctgggcagcagagcttgtgtccacatggcagcagctgcctggggcactgggtttctcaacgctctgctgcacacagccaatacattttccctgcccctctgccagggcaatgccctggaccagttcttctgtgaaatcccccagatcctcaagctctcctgctcacactcctaCCGCAGGGAAATTGGACTTCTTGTGGTCAGTGTTTGTGTATcttttggctgttttgttttcatcgtTGTGTCCTatgtggagatcttcagggctgtgctgaggatcccctctgagcagggaaggcacaaagccttttccacgtgcctccctcacctggccGTGGTCTCCCTGTTCATCAGCACAGCCATCTTTGCCCACCTGAAgcccccctccatctcctccccatcGCTGGACTTGGCAATGGCAGTTCTGTACTCggtggttcctccagcagtgaatCCCCTCATGTACAGCATGAGGAACCAGGAGCTCAAGGCTTCTCTGAGGAAACAGCTAATGATTTTCAGCAGTCATAGGCAGCTTCCTGGCTTCTGCAAATAA